One stretch of Emys orbicularis isolate rEmyOrb1 chromosome 5, rEmyOrb1.hap1, whole genome shotgun sequence DNA includes these proteins:
- the EGR4 gene encoding early growth response protein 4 gives MLSVMDFSCQDSLYSKYQESCELKAGEHPGSGPQEQQLLAGQQREAAADFLGGEFMGSTTNGETADYFFLGSQPAPSLSYTGSFLIKAMPEQPQDQESLFNLMSGILGLSPFPGSEGHQRQLDSLYSVPDALQNHLDLYSNCQPELNLSVQPPFAEQGYPAFPTLENAPRVQTSPTVGSSAQCLFEAKLLENKQDIKIPALDKFKVSCSQWEPLAQPQNYLPDGYQSSESFQPPESSQAMFHPLGSKIENVLSVSCRSELNSLSEASGTYSNSLGFGCEPESFQNLNSQGQIPSDFGEAKIHHLPPQLMQDFDSSLAPPEVVPSLMNPTELLHRHQSPSVPTADFLAHPSTSPANALISTNPNLLSEPKKRTRRNKCSSKCFCPKPHEKSFTCPVENCIRSFARSDELNRHLRIHTGHKPFQCRICLRNFSRSDHLTTHIRTHTGEKPFSCDICGRRFARSDEKKRHSKVHLKQKARTEEKLKGLGFYAVGLSFGTL, from the exons ATGTTGAGCGTGATGGATTTCTCCTGCCAGGACTCGCTGTATTCCAAGTACCAGGAGAGCTGCGAGCTCAAAGCTGGGGAGCACCCGGGCTCAGGCCCGCAGGAGCAGCAACTTCTGGCGGGGCAGCAGAGGGAGGCGGCGGCCGATTTCCTCGGAG GTGAATTCATGGGGTCCACAACAAACGGGGAAACGGCCGattacttcttcctaggcagtcagcCAGCCCCCTCGCTCAGCTACACGGGTAGCTTTCTCATCAAGGCGATGCCGGAGCAGCCCCAGGACCAGGAATCCCTCTTCAACTTGATGTCGGGCATCCTGGGCCTCTCTCCTTTCCCTGGCTCCGAAGGCCACCAGAGACAACTGGACTCTCTCTACTCGGTCCCAGACGCCCTTCAGAACCACTTGGACCTTTACTCCAACTGCCAGCCGGAACTGAATCTCTCTGTCCAGCCCCCCTTCGCCGAGCAGGGCTACCCCGCCTTCCCCACCCTGGAGAACGCGCCCCGAGTCCAAACCTCCCCGACCGTAGGAAGCTCCGCGCAGTGTCTCTTTGAGGCAAAACTGTTGGAAAACAAGCAGGACATTAAGATTCCAGCCCTGGACAAATTTAAGGTTTCCTGCTCCCAATGGGAGCCACTCGCTCAACCTCAGAACTACTTGCCAGATGGCTACCAGTCCTCTGAGTCCTTCCAGCCCCCGGAAAGTAGCCAAGCCATGTTCCATCCCCTCGGATCCAAAATCGAAAACGTGTTGTCCGTCAGCTGCCGGTCAGAGCTCAACAGCCTGTCTGAAGCCTCGGGGACCTACAGCAACAGCTTAGGTTTCGGTTGCGAGCCGGAAAGTTTCCAGAATCTCAACAGCCAGGGGCAGATCCCCAGCGACTTCGGTGAGGCCAAGATCCATCACCTCCCACCGCAGTTAATGCAAGACTTCGACTCCTCCTTGGCCCCACCCGAGGTCGTTCCAAGCTTAATGAATCCAACCGAGCTCCTCCACCGCCACCAGTCCCCATCAGTCCCTACCGCAGACTTCCTGGcccatccctccacctccccagccaaCGCTTTAATCTCCACCAACCCCAACCTCCTAAGCGAGCCAAAGAAGAGAACCCGGAGGAACAAATGCTCCTCCAAATGCTTCTGCCCCAAGCCGCACGAGAAATCCTTCACCTGCCCCGTGGAGAACTGCATCCGGAGCTTCGCCAGGTCGGACGAGCTCAACAGGCACCTCCGGATCCACACGGGCCACAAGCCTTTCCAGTGCCGCATCTGCCTGCGGAACTTCAGCCGCAGCGACCACCTCACCACCCACATCCGGACGCACACCGGGGAGAAGCCCTTCTCCTGTGACATCTGTGGCCGCCGGTTTGCCAGGAGCGACGAGAAGAAGAGACACAGCAAAGTCCATTTGAAGCAGAAAGCGAGGACCGAGGAGAAGCTCAAAGGCCTCGGCTTCTATGCGGTGGGGCTGTCATTTGGCACACTCTAA